A stretch of the Bacillus sp. B-jedd genome encodes the following:
- a CDS encoding DNA translocase FtsK, producing the protein MSFFKSLYQKLLKGTEQDYEVEIESAPRERERGSNKELDVRVAYEYPKGNFRFPLIPDEAIPRREQRNAVPEKKHKPLDPRRSEHNHKKDERPAKKVRPFTPTDIPSPVYGFAKIKKVEDVEYELSGFMGADTLEPTDPIAAEPVSVIDIPNVDEETSRQDIQTDLLPEPILDKVQGTFQETIQEQYDLPTPSFVHLNEGNEMAVGEKEVLEAGRQVELHISAVEDIHSVSEEPLFHIENGLISEDNGPDSVQVDAIVADVTVEESERDDEILTGALEKIMEGSPEMDELAVVEEPAAEATTASVQKERSHLPFNVLMLKQDKRKLEQKKAWENPPRFNSVQKEAPKVQETSAPEVGLDRDDDYQFPGVELLKPPIKAEGDPAWLEERKRMLDETLFNFNVGAKVVNVTQGPSVTRFEVHPEPGVKVNKVTNLSDDIKLSLAARDIRIEAPIPGKHTIGIEVPNPKSRPVLISEIIGSSPFEESSSPLTAVLGLDISGNPIVTDLKKMPHGLIAGATGSGKSVCINSILVSLLYKASPEDLKLLLIDPKMVELAPYNRIPHLVSPVITDVKAATAALKWAVDEMERRYELFAHAGVRDINRFNELALETKRYSDKLPYLVIIIDELADLMMMSPADVEEAICRIAQKARACGIHLIIATQRPSVDVITGLIKANVPTRIAFSVSSQVDSRTIIDISGAERLLGRGDMLFLENGSSKPVRLQGTFVSDSEIDQVVSFAREQREPDYLFEQEELLKKAQVTEEEDELFYEACEFVIEQGGASTSSLQRRFKVGYNRAARLIDMMEEAGFISGARGSKPRDVLISEADLESFQEASMAHY; encoded by the coding sequence TTGAGTTTTTTTAAGAGTTTGTACCAAAAACTGCTGAAAGGCACTGAACAAGATTATGAGGTTGAAATAGAGTCCGCGCCCCGTGAAAGGGAAAGAGGATCCAATAAAGAACTAGATGTCAGGGTTGCTTATGAGTATCCCAAAGGAAATTTCCGTTTCCCGCTCATTCCGGATGAAGCAATACCGCGGCGAGAACAGAGGAATGCCGTCCCGGAGAAGAAGCATAAACCTCTTGATCCCCGGAGGAGCGAACACAATCATAAGAAAGATGAACGGCCCGCCAAGAAAGTCAGGCCGTTCACACCAACCGACATACCGTCCCCCGTTTATGGCTTTGCTAAAATAAAAAAAGTTGAAGATGTTGAATATGAATTGAGCGGGTTTATGGGAGCCGACACCTTAGAGCCAACCGATCCGATCGCAGCAGAACCAGTAAGTGTAATTGATATTCCAAATGTGGATGAGGAAACATCCCGACAGGATATCCAGACAGACCTTCTTCCTGAACCGATTCTGGATAAGGTTCAGGGCACATTTCAGGAAACGATTCAGGAACAATATGACCTGCCAACTCCATCCTTTGTTCATTTGAATGAAGGCAATGAAATGGCCGTCGGTGAAAAAGAAGTTCTGGAGGCAGGGCGGCAGGTGGAACTACATATCTCAGCCGTGGAGGATATTCATTCCGTTTCGGAAGAACCTCTTTTTCATATCGAAAACGGACTAATAAGCGAGGATAATGGTCCTGATTCCGTGCAAGTGGATGCTATCGTAGCAGATGTAACAGTGGAGGAATCCGAAAGGGATGATGAAATCCTGACGGGAGCCCTGGAAAAAATAATGGAGGGCTCCCCTGAAATGGATGAGCTTGCAGTTGTTGAGGAACCAGCTGCAGAGGCTACAACTGCCAGCGTTCAAAAGGAACGTTCCCACCTCCCTTTCAACGTCCTTATGCTGAAGCAGGATAAGAGGAAGCTCGAACAAAAGAAAGCATGGGAAAACCCGCCTCGCTTCAACAGTGTCCAAAAAGAAGCGCCGAAGGTACAGGAAACCAGCGCGCCAGAAGTTGGACTTGACCGGGACGACGACTATCAGTTCCCCGGGGTTGAGCTTCTTAAACCGCCAATAAAGGCCGAAGGAGATCCCGCCTGGCTGGAGGAGCGGAAGCGGATGCTCGACGAGACGTTGTTTAATTTCAATGTCGGCGCAAAAGTTGTCAATGTTACCCAGGGGCCATCAGTTACAAGGTTCGAGGTTCATCCAGAACCGGGCGTAAAAGTGAATAAAGTAACGAATTTATCTGATGATATTAAATTGAGCCTGGCTGCCCGTGATATCCGCATTGAAGCGCCGATACCCGGTAAACATACTATCGGGATTGAAGTGCCGAACCCGAAATCACGGCCTGTGCTCATTAGTGAAATTATCGGCAGCAGCCCTTTCGAGGAAAGCTCATCTCCATTAACGGCTGTCCTTGGGCTTGATATTTCCGGAAATCCGATTGTCACCGATCTTAAGAAAATGCCCCATGGCCTTATTGCAGGGGCCACCGGGTCAGGAAAGAGTGTCTGCATCAACTCGATCCTCGTCAGCCTGCTTTATAAAGCAAGTCCGGAAGACTTGAAGCTGTTGCTCATTGACCCTAAAATGGTTGAATTGGCGCCCTATAACAGGATTCCCCATCTCGTCAGCCCAGTCATTACAGACGTAAAGGCTGCCACTGCAGCACTAAAATGGGCGGTGGATGAAATGGAACGGAGGTATGAACTGTTCGCTCATGCCGGTGTCCGTGATATTAACCGTTTCAATGAACTTGCTCTAGAAACGAAGCGATATTCGGATAAGCTGCCGTATCTTGTCATCATTATTGATGAGTTGGCGGACTTGATGATGATGTCGCCGGCTGACGTTGAAGAGGCTATTTGCCGAATTGCTCAAAAAGCAAGGGCATGCGGCATTCATTTAATTATTGCCACCCAGCGGCCCTCTGTTGACGTTATCACAGGATTGATTAAAGCGAATGTGCCGACAAGGATAGCATTTTCTGTTTCTTCACAGGTGGACTCAAGGACAATCATTGATATATCTGGAGCAGAGCGGCTTCTTGGGCGCGGAGACATGCTGTTCCTTGAAAATGGGTCCTCAAAGCCGGTCAGGCTGCAGGGCACCTTTGTTTCTGACTCTGAAATCGATCAGGTTGTTTCTTTTGCGAGAGAGCAGAGGGAACCTGACTATTTATTTGAACAAGAAGAACTTCTGAAAAAAGCGCAAGTAACCGAAGAAGAAGATGAGCTTTTTTACGAGGCGTGCGAGTTTGTCATTGAACAGGGCGGTGCTTCGACCTCAAGCCTGCAACGGCGTTTCAAGGTCGGCTATAACCGTGCGGCGAGACTGATTGATATGATGGAAGAAGCCGGGTTCATTTCAGGCGCCAGAGGCAGCAAGCCGAGGGATGTGCTGATTTCCGAGGCCGACTTGGAATCATTCCAAGAAGCCAGCATGGCGCACTATTGA
- a CDS encoding DUF1444 domain-containing protein, producing MKMDSRKMRITLEERLSKPGRTFSYNRDKDELRIESEATNKGITLSLAGIVARWHQHKEKAIDEIVYYIEEGLEAMDSEPMMAGGEKKIFPIIRSASFPVEPEEGNPFLTDEHTAETRIYYAYDMGKSYRLIDSRLLQKEGWSPEQVREMAMFNVRSLPTPVKEDSVAGNVFYFLNTKDGYDASRVLNKGFLMEMQDRITGTMALAIPHQDVLIIADIRNDTGYDVLAQMAMSFFADGKVPVTALSFLFENGELEPIFILGKNKPVKRPRRPLT from the coding sequence ATGAAAATGGATAGCCGGAAGATGAGAATAACTCTTGAAGAAAGACTTTCGAAGCCAGGCCGGACATTCTCCTATAACCGTGATAAAGATGAGTTGAGGATTGAAAGCGAAGCAACCAATAAAGGCATAACTTTGTCACTGGCAGGAATTGTCGCAAGGTGGCACCAACATAAAGAGAAAGCGATTGACGAAATAGTTTATTACATAGAAGAGGGACTGGAGGCGATGGACAGCGAGCCGATGATGGCTGGCGGGGAAAAGAAAATTTTCCCGATCATCCGTTCCGCGTCTTTTCCGGTTGAGCCAGAAGAGGGGAATCCGTTCCTGACAGACGAACACACCGCGGAAACTCGGATATATTATGCGTATGATATGGGTAAATCCTATAGATTGATTGATTCCAGGCTTTTGCAAAAAGAAGGTTGGAGTCCGGAGCAGGTAAGGGAGATGGCAATGTTTAATGTCAGGTCGCTTCCTACGCCTGTTAAAGAGGATTCTGTGGCAGGAAATGTCTTTTATTTTCTTAACACAAAGGACGGCTATGATGCCAGCCGGGTCCTGAACAAAGGGTTCCTGATGGAAATGCAGGACCGTATTACAGGAACGATGGCATTAGCGATCCCGCACCAGGACGTATTGATCATTGCTGATATCCGCAACGATACAGGATATGATGTGCTTGCACAGATGGCGATGAGTTTTTTTGCGGATGGGAAAGTGCCGGTAACAGCCCTGTCCTTCCTGTTTGAAAATGGCGAGTTGGAGCCCATCTTTATTCTTGGCAAAAACAAACCGGTCAAAAGGCCCAGGCGCCCATTAACCTAA
- a CDS encoding thioredoxin family protein, producing the protein MKQLESIEQFEEMKESGKHVFMFSADWCPDCRVIEPVIPDIEEKFKEFTFVYVDRDKFIDLCQQLDVFGIPSFIGFENGKELGRFVSKDRKTPEEIAGFMTGLR; encoded by the coding sequence ATGAAACAATTAGAGTCCATCGAACAATTTGAGGAAATGAAAGAGTCGGGGAAACATGTATTCATGTTTTCGGCTGACTGGTGCCCGGACTGCAGAGTGATTGAACCAGTCATACCCGATATTGAAGAAAAATTCAAAGAGTTTACGTTTGTTTACGTGGACAGGGACAAGTTCATTGACCTTTGCCAACAGCTGGATGTATTTGGAATCCCAAGCTTCATTGGTTTTGAAAACGGGAAAGAGCTCGGGCGGTTTGTCAGCAAGGACAGGAAGACTCCTGAAGAAATCGCGGGTTTTATGACAGGCCTTCGTTAA
- a CDS encoding DUF84 family protein has protein sequence MKVVIGSKNPAKISAVKDALETEETIEFISLDVPSGVSAQPFSDEEAIAGAINRARAALEEGNGDIGIGLEGGVHATKHGLFLCNWGALVEEGFPPIIAGGARIPLPDEIAGKLLAGRELGPVMDDFTERKNIRKTEGAIGVFTNGKISRAEMFTHVTKLLTGQYEYRKNNRFTL, from the coding sequence ATGAAAGTGGTAATCGGATCTAAAAATCCTGCAAAGATATCTGCGGTGAAGGATGCTTTAGAAACAGAGGAAACAATCGAATTTATCTCATTGGATGTTCCTTCGGGAGTTTCCGCCCAGCCTTTTTCGGATGAAGAAGCGATTGCAGGCGCGATAAACAGGGCCCGGGCGGCACTCGAGGAAGGGAATGGAGATATTGGAATCGGCCTTGAAGGAGGCGTGCATGCCACAAAGCACGGCCTGTTTCTTTGTAACTGGGGAGCGCTCGTCGAGGAAGGTTTTCCGCCAATAATCGCGGGCGGGGCGAGAATCCCGCTTCCTGATGAAATAGCCGGCAAGCTATTGGCAGGAAGGGAACTTGGTCCTGTAATGGATGATTTTACCGAAAGGAAGAATATTCGTAAAACAGAAGGGGCAATAGGAGTATTTACAAATGGGAAAATCAGCAGGGCTGAGATGTTTACCCATGTGACGAAGCTTTTAACCGGCCAATATGAATATAGAAAAAATAACCGATTTACCCTCTGA
- a CDS encoding M42 family metallopeptidase, which yields MNEKTLDLFKNLTELPGAPGNEHAVREYMRERLAPVSDELIQDNLGGIFGVRKGKADDPKIMVAGHMDEVGFMVTQITSNGMIRFQPLGGWWSQVLLAQRVQIITEKGPVTGVIGSIPPHLLDETKRNKPMEIKNMLIDIGADDKEDAVKAGIRPGQQILPICPFTPMANPKKILAKAWDNRYGCGLAIELLEEVHGTELPNTLFSGATVQEEVGLRGAQTAANLIRPDLFLALDASPANDAAGNKEEFGQLGKGTLLRILDRTMVTHRGMREFILDTAETNDIPYQFFVSPGGTDAGRVHTSLEGIPSAVIGICARYIHTHASIMHVDDYAAAKELVIKLVKAFDKTTVETIKSSS from the coding sequence ATGAACGAAAAAACATTAGATCTTTTCAAAAATTTGACCGAACTGCCTGGCGCTCCGGGAAATGAGCACGCCGTAAGAGAGTATATGAGGGAGCGGCTTGCGCCTGTATCCGATGAATTGATCCAGGATAATCTGGGCGGTATATTCGGTGTAAGAAAAGGTAAAGCCGACGATCCTAAAATCATGGTAGCGGGGCATATGGATGAAGTCGGCTTCATGGTTACACAAATCACTTCAAACGGAATGATTCGCTTCCAGCCTCTTGGCGGCTGGTGGAGCCAGGTGCTGCTTGCCCAGCGGGTCCAGATTATCACTGAAAAAGGCCCGGTGACAGGCGTGATTGGTTCCATACCGCCTCATCTATTGGATGAAACGAAACGGAATAAGCCGATGGAAATTAAAAATATGCTGATCGATATTGGTGCAGATGATAAGGAAGATGCCGTAAAGGCCGGCATCCGGCCCGGCCAGCAAATCCTCCCAATCTGCCCGTTCACCCCGATGGCCAACCCGAAAAAGATTTTGGCAAAAGCATGGGACAACCGCTATGGATGCGGACTTGCTATCGAATTGCTTGAGGAGGTCCATGGAACTGAACTTCCGAATACACTTTTTTCAGGTGCGACAGTCCAGGAGGAAGTCGGCCTTCGCGGCGCGCAGACAGCGGCCAACCTGATCAGGCCGGATCTTTTCCTGGCACTTGATGCCAGCCCGGCCAATGACGCGGCAGGGAATAAAGAGGAGTTCGGACAGCTCGGGAAAGGGACTCTTTTACGGATTCTGGACCGAACAATGGTCACACACCGCGGTATGAGGGAATTCATTCTCGATACGGCTGAAACCAACGATATACCATATCAATTTTTCGTATCACCGGGCGGAACCGATGCCGGCCGGGTGCATACATCACTTGAAGGCATACCAAGCGCTGTGATTGGGATTTGTGCCCGCTATATCCATACACATGCATCCATCATGCACGTGGATGATTACGCGGCCGCGAAGGAATTGGTTATAAAACTCGTCAAGGCATTTGACAAGACAACAGTAGAAACGATTAAATCCAGCAGCTAA
- a CDS encoding PepSY domain-containing protein has product MNWKAFWLGAAAGAAGAYAVNTVVSNNRDVPAQKVLNHAKEQFRLSGPVNGSWIHMEAVPYDKNGIQYRVYRGGITRTSPNLEDSGEQYEFVADATTGTILDVYRL; this is encoded by the coding sequence ATGAATTGGAAAGCATTTTGGCTAGGCGCTGCAGCGGGGGCGGCGGGGGCTTACGCGGTAAATACAGTGGTTTCCAATAATCGGGATGTTCCTGCCCAGAAAGTGTTGAACCATGCAAAGGAGCAATTTCGGCTTTCCGGCCCTGTTAATGGCTCCTGGATTCACATGGAAGCTGTGCCGTACGATAAAAATGGCATTCAGTACCGGGTTTACAGGGGAGGCATCACCAGGACTTCACCGAACCTCGAAGATTCAGGCGAGCAATATGAATTTGTTGCTGACGCCACCACCGGCACCATTCTTGATGTTTATCGATTATAA
- a CDS encoding YtnP family quorum-quenching lactonase produces the protein MERLKIGSFELVWLKGGVTHMDGGAMFGVVPKPLWEKKYPCNERNQIELRSDPILIQHGGKNYLIESGMGNGKLTEKQIRNYGATEESELEVCLKKYNLAPADIDFVLMTHLHFDHACGLTKPDREGTYSSVFPNAKIIASKIEWEEMKNPNIRSRNTYWKENWEAIEGQVETFETEWKQGPFTMIHTGGHSDGHSIIVIEDSGEMAVHMADLMPTHAHLNPLWVLAYDDYPMDSIFAKQKWINNGMHKEAWFTFYHDAFYRAVKWDNQGQISESVKRIR, from the coding sequence ATGGAGCGGTTGAAAATCGGCAGCTTTGAGCTTGTCTGGCTAAAGGGAGGGGTAACCCATATGGATGGCGGGGCAATGTTCGGTGTTGTGCCAAAGCCATTATGGGAGAAAAAATATCCGTGCAATGAAAGAAATCAAATAGAACTGCGGTCGGACCCCATTTTGATCCAGCATGGCGGGAAAAACTATTTGATTGAATCAGGTATGGGGAACGGCAAACTGACGGAAAAGCAAATAAGGAATTATGGGGCAACGGAGGAATCCGAGCTGGAGGTATGTCTTAAGAAATATAATCTGGCTCCGGCAGATATTGACTTTGTCCTGATGACCCATCTTCATTTTGACCATGCATGCGGGCTGACGAAGCCTGATCGGGAGGGGACTTATTCATCCGTGTTCCCGAATGCGAAAATTATCGCCTCCAAAATTGAATGGGAGGAAATGAAGAATCCGAATATCCGCTCAAGAAATACATACTGGAAAGAGAACTGGGAAGCGATTGAGGGACAAGTCGAAACGTTTGAAACAGAATGGAAGCAAGGACCGTTTACAATGATTCATACCGGCGGGCACAGTGATGGACATTCTATCATCGTGATTGAGGATAGCGGGGAAATGGCCGTCCATATGGCCGACCTGATGCCGACGCATGCCCACTTGAATCCGCTTTGGGTCCTGGCATATGACGATTACCCGATGGATTCCATTTTCGCCAAACAGAAATGGATCAACAATGGGATGCATAAGGAAGCCTGGTTTACATTTTATCACGATGCCTTCTACCGGGCCGTGAAATGGGACAATCAGGGGCAGATTTCTGAAAGTGTAAAACGCATCAGGTAA
- the trmB gene encoding tRNA (guanosine(46)-N7)-methyltransferase TrmB: MRFRNKPWAGEKIRQYPQYVVASPEEHKGKWNEVFGNNNPLHIEVGTGKGRFITGMAEANPGINYLGIELHQGVLASALDRLIDAELPNVKLLNANAADLLSYFAKNDVSRLFLNFSDPWPKTRHEKRRLTYKSFLSLYEQIMADGGEIHFKTDNQGLFEYSLVSFSEYGMLLKDVSLDLHNSEVEGNIMTEYEEKFSGKGNRIYRCEVKYRT, translated from the coding sequence ATGAGATTTCGCAATAAACCATGGGCCGGCGAGAAAATCCGGCAATATCCACAATATGTGGTCGCATCCCCGGAAGAGCATAAAGGCAAATGGAATGAAGTGTTTGGGAATAACAATCCTCTCCATATTGAAGTAGGTACCGGAAAGGGCAGATTCATTACCGGAATGGCAGAAGCAAATCCAGGCATCAATTATTTGGGCATAGAACTGCATCAGGGGGTCCTTGCATCAGCCCTTGACCGGCTAATCGACGCCGAATTGCCAAATGTAAAGCTTTTGAACGCCAATGCGGCAGACCTACTTTCTTATTTTGCAAAAAATGATGTCAGCCGGCTTTTTTTGAACTTCTCTGATCCGTGGCCGAAAACGAGGCATGAAAAACGGCGGCTAACTTATAAAAGCTTTTTGTCTCTGTATGAGCAAATCATGGCCGATGGCGGGGAAATACATTTCAAGACTGATAACCAAGGACTGTTTGAATACTCGCTAGTTAGTTTCTCCGAGTACGGGATGCTGCTCAAGGACGTAAGCCTGGATCTCCACAACAGCGAAGTTGAAGGGAATATCATGACTGAGTATGAGGAGAAATTCTCTGGGAAAGGGAACCGAATATACAGATGTGAAGTGAAATACAGAACTTAA
- a CDS encoding YtzH-like family protein — MPLSTRDQAAVLKDILTNHLDDCCGSVAECEQLERLVKSLMVNTGINENVKGILQEIYHYGQRGAQSADLDAHIESHQGHLTNWVNDIGQLTSEL; from the coding sequence ATGCCATTAAGTACCCGCGACCAGGCAGCCGTCCTGAAAGATATTTTAACGAATCATCTGGATGACTGCTGCGGCTCGGTTGCCGAATGCGAACAGTTGGAAAGGCTTGTCAAATCGCTGATGGTCAACACCGGCATAAACGAAAATGTCAAAGGGATTCTTCAGGAAATCTATCATTACGGCCAGCGTGGCGCCCAAAGCGCCGACTTGGACGCGCATATTGAATCCCATCAGGGTCATCTGACAAATTGGGTCAATGATATTGGCCAATTGACATCTGAACTATAA
- a CDS encoding phosphotransferase family protein — protein MDYILGEDWEITPAGGATGKAFFARHHEQQLFLKRNSSPFLAVLSAEGIVPKLVWTKRLENGDVITAQQWKRGRELQPAEMCDERVAKLLKKIHRSKPLLSMLLRMGKTPVQPEKMLQKLKEGLDSRVAELPSVREALLFLEKEAGNVHCGEQVVCHCDLNHNNWLLGEDSRLYLIDWDGAMVGDPAIDLGMLLNWYIPEDNWEGWLGRYGIKLTSSLRLRMKWHVAAQTVESVQWHMLKGREKEMEKWDRFLAGLL, from the coding sequence TTGGACTATATATTAGGGGAAGATTGGGAAATAACCCCCGCCGGGGGAGCCACGGGAAAAGCTTTTTTTGCGAGGCATCATGAGCAGCAGCTTTTTTTGAAAAGGAATTCTTCGCCTTTTCTGGCTGTATTATCTGCTGAAGGAATTGTTCCAAAACTTGTTTGGACAAAAAGGCTTGAGAACGGCGATGTCATTACCGCCCAGCAATGGAAGCGCGGTCGGGAGCTCCAGCCGGCGGAAATGTGTGATGAGCGTGTAGCGAAGCTCCTGAAAAAAATCCATAGATCCAAACCGCTTCTGTCAATGCTTTTGCGAATGGGCAAAACGCCTGTCCAGCCTGAAAAAATGCTGCAAAAGCTTAAGGAAGGCCTGGATTCGCGGGTGGCTGAACTTCCCTCGGTCAGGGAGGCGCTTCTTTTTTTGGAGAAGGAAGCAGGGAATGTGCATTGTGGCGAGCAGGTAGTCTGCCATTGTGACCTCAATCATAATAACTGGCTTCTTGGTGAAGATAGCCGGCTATATTTAATTGACTGGGACGGCGCGATGGTCGGGGATCCAGCAATTGACCTAGGGATGCTCCTGAACTGGTACATTCCTGAGGACAACTGGGAAGGCTGGCTGGGCCGTTATGGCATTAAACTGACCAGTTCGCTGAGACTTCGGATGAAATGGCATGTCGCCGCCCAGACAGTCGAATCCGTGCAATGGCATATGTTGAAAGGCCGAGAGAAGGAAATGGAAAAGTGGGACCGCTTTTTAGCCGGCCTTTTATAG